The Verrucomicrobiia bacterium genome includes a window with the following:
- a CDS encoding cytochrome c: MRYFLLIFVICCGLVVVVAGKRGSLSRREPIEIFPDMNRQPKLRPQTPDMFFADGKASRVPVAGTIAREDTHYEDQPVNTGHVPGTTNFIATIPVQVTEALLARGQQRFLINCSPCHGAQGDGNGITKRIGAMATVANLHDKRIVELADGEIFNTITYGKSLMGPYGANVTVDDRWAIVAYVRALQLSQLGTIDDVPEQMRSTLKK, from the coding sequence ATGCGTTATTTTCTGCTCATTTTCGTGATATGCTGCGGGTTGGTGGTGGTCGTGGCCGGCAAGCGTGGCAGCCTTTCGCGCCGCGAGCCCATCGAAATTTTCCCTGACATGAACCGCCAGCCCAAGCTGCGTCCGCAAACGCCGGACATGTTTTTTGCCGATGGCAAAGCCTCGCGTGTTCCCGTCGCCGGGACGATTGCCCGCGAAGATACTCATTATGAAGACCAGCCGGTCAATACCGGCCACGTCCCTGGCACGACGAATTTCATCGCAACCATTCCTGTTCAGGTAACTGAAGCATTGCTGGCCCGCGGCCAGCAGCGGTTTCTGATTAATTGCTCGCCCTGCCACGGAGCGCAAGGCGATGGCAACGGCATCACCAAGCGCATCGGCGCGATGGCCACGGTCGCCAACTTGCACGACAAACGCATCGTTGAATTGGCCGACGGCGAAATTTTCAACACCATCACTTACGGCAAGAGCCTCATGGGCCCTTACGGCGCGAACGTGACGGTGGATGACCGCTGGGCGATCGTCGCGTATGTGCGTGCGCTGCAGCTTAGCCAGTTGGGAACCATTGATGACGTGCCCGAACAAATGCGTTCGACGTTGAAGAAATAG
- a CDS encoding DUF3341 domain-containing protein, with protein MAATPKPYGIIAEFLTPADVMHAAEKVRDAGFRKWDVFTPFPVHGLDQAMGLKNSPVGWFSFIGGVTGYTTGMLMIWWMNAYNYPILIGGKPMFSPFSAFPPSYELTILFGAFGALGGMLIMNRLPRLHHPLLKNRRFGLATHDRFFLVIETSDPKYSEIETRKLVESLGSSHIEMVEE; from the coding sequence ATGGCTGCCACCCCCAAACCTTACGGCATCATCGCCGAGTTTTTGACTCCGGCGGATGTCATGCACGCCGCGGAAAAAGTCCGCGACGCCGGTTTCCGCAAATGGGATGTCTTCACGCCGTTTCCAGTCCACGGACTGGATCAAGCGATGGGTTTGAAGAATTCGCCGGTCGGCTGGTTTTCGTTCATCGGCGGTGTGACCGGTTACACGACCGGCATGCTGATGATCTGGTGGATGAATGCCTATAATTATCCGATCCTCATCGGCGGCAAGCCCATGTTCAGCCCGTTCTCGGCTTTCCCGCCATCGTATGAATTGACGATTCTTTTCGGCGCGTTCGGCGCGCTCGGCGGCATGCTCATCATGAATCGCCTCCCGCGCCTGCATCATCCGCTGTTGAAGAACCGCCGCTTCGGCTTGGCGACGCACGACCGCTTTTTCCTTGTGATTGAAACCAGCGACCCAAAATATTCCGAAATCGAAACCCGCAAACTGGTCGAGTCTCTCGGCAGTTCGCATATCGAGATGGTGGAGGAATAA
- the nrfD gene encoding NrfD/PsrC family molybdoenzyme membrane anchor subunit, translating to MSDATTHQPHGLPKAGDPEIVVGSLIVQPPPVELRREPLVANYRSPGWISDAIAGVAENKTPLWWWISFVPSVILMTVCFSMILWLLSTGVGVWGPGHPAMWGWAIVNFVWWIGIGHAGTLISAILFLLRQKWRTSINRAAEAMTIFAVMCAGIYPLIHIGRIWFGWWLFPIPNSFGIWPQFRSPLMWDVFAVSTYFTVSVLFWYMGLIPDLAVMRDRARNKIRKFSYGLFALGWTGSNRHWSNYEKAYLILAGLSTPLVLSVHSIVSLDFSVSQLPGWHTTIFPPYFVAGAVFSGFGMVLSLLVPLRKLLRLEEIITVRHVELMCKVTLATSCIVAYAYGMEFFIAWYSGNPYERFTFLQRVFGPYNWAWITMVSCNCIFPQLFWFKKVRTSMLTVFILSIFVNIGMWFERFVIIIMPLTREFIPANWGYFRPTAVDILQYLGTFGLFFTLFLLFIRFVPLVAIAEVKGVTPQADPHHPLGGAKGGHH from the coding sequence ATGTCCGACGCGACCACTCACCAGCCTCATGGCCTGCCCAAAGCCGGCGATCCTGAAATCGTTGTCGGCAGCTTGATCGTCCAACCGCCGCCCGTGGAATTGCGCCGCGAGCCGCTCGTTGCCAATTATCGTTCGCCGGGCTGGATTTCCGATGCCATCGCCGGCGTCGCTGAAAACAAAACCCCGCTTTGGTGGTGGATTTCTTTCGTGCCCAGCGTCATTTTGATGACGGTTTGTTTCTCGATGATTCTCTGGTTGCTCTCCACCGGTGTTGGCGTGTGGGGTCCTGGCCATCCAGCCATGTGGGGCTGGGCGATCGTCAATTTCGTGTGGTGGATCGGTATCGGCCACGCTGGCACACTGATTTCCGCGATTCTCTTTTTGCTCCGTCAAAAGTGGCGCACCTCCATTAATCGCGCCGCAGAAGCCATGACGATTTTCGCCGTCATGTGCGCAGGTATTTATCCGCTGATTCACATCGGGCGTATTTGGTTCGGCTGGTGGTTGTTCCCGATTCCAAATTCGTTCGGCATCTGGCCGCAATTCCGTTCGCCGCTGATGTGGGACGTTTTCGCCGTTTCGACTTACTTTACGGTCTCGGTACTGTTCTGGTACATGGGCTTGATTCCTGATCTCGCGGTCATGCGTGATCGCGCCCGCAACAAGATCCGCAAATTCTCTTACGGTCTGTTTGCGCTCGGCTGGACCGGCTCGAACCGCCATTGGAGCAATTACGAAAAAGCGTATTTGATTCTCGCTGGCCTCTCGACCCCGCTGGTGCTCTCGGTGCATTCCATCGTGTCCCTGGACTTCTCAGTGTCACAACTCCCCGGCTGGCATACCACGATTTTTCCGCCCTACTTTGTCGCGGGTGCGGTGTTCTCCGGCTTCGGCATGGTGCTCTCGCTCCTTGTGCCGTTGCGCAAATTGCTGCGGCTCGAAGAAATCATCACCGTTCGCCACGTCGAATTGATGTGCAAAGTGACACTCGCGACCAGTTGCATCGTCGCCTACGCCTACGGCATGGAATTTTTCATCGCCTGGTATAGCGGCAATCCTTACGAACGCTTCACGTTCCTGCAACGCGTGTTCGGTCCTTATAACTGGGCGTGGATCACGATGGTTTCCTGCAACTGTATTTTCCCGCAACTTTTCTGGTTCAAGAAAGTGCGCACGAGCATGCTCACGGTGTTCATCCTGTCCATCTTCGTGAACATCGGCATGTGGTTCGAGCGCTTCGTCATCATCATCATGCCGCTGACCCGCGAGTTCATTCCCGCGAACTGGGGTTATTTCCGCCCGACCGCCGTGGACATCCTGCAATATCTCGGCACGTTCGGCTTGTTCTTTACGTTGTTCCTTTTGTTCATCCGCTTCGTCCCGCTGGTGGCCATCGCTGAAGTCAAGGGCGTGACCCCGCAGGCCGACCCGCATCACCCGCTGGGCGGTGCGAAAGGAGGGCATCACTAA
- a CDS encoding TAT-variant-translocated molybdopterin oxidoreductase, translating into MKTIPPPCPEPEGQKYWRSLDQVADTPEFRQWAEREFPAGASEMKDPVTRRNFVKLMSASFLLAGFGVAGSGCRRPVENIYPFSKMPEGYVHGVAKWYATAMPTRGTAVALLAKSNDGRPTKLEGNPQHPDSNGSTDRYTQASILNLYDPDRSVRFAKNGNNASREDAFDALNQISKTALASGGQGLSFLAEQSSSPSRARLQKAISDKLPKAKWYEYEPVDFSIHQQAATLAFGKSATPYYKFDEAKVIVSLDCDFIGNEENLPNNIRGFAKGRRMVDSKSPMNRLYAVEALMTLTGANADHRLRIASSAVASIAARLATEIFNQAGSGDLGESVQTLAQSKTIAAQEKWIVECAKDLFKNRGKCLVVAGQRQPLIVHLLANAMNAALSNVGTTLVLLEAPEIKAGVVADLAKELEAGSVDTLVVLGGNPVYNTPADLKWADAQAKAKTVVRLGYYEDESFPKNGWGLPLAHFLESWGDARTYDGTLVAIQPLIEPLFGGVTEIEVLARIAGLETNTAHEIVRETFHGIATGSGEEEWKKFLYNGFLADSAAARVQVGFNLAAVTTAIAGAALTAAPLPTKDSLEVIFHRDAKMDDGRFNNNGWMQELPDPLTKLTWENVFLMSVHTAKELGLYRADQENNRIKAAWAKLTLDGREVEGPVWVQPGQADNTVGLALGYGRTQTGRVGKNSGFDAYKLRTLKNTHIALGGKLTDLRKPHALSVTQDHGAMEGRPIIREATLKQYQQHPQFARGYDMEQPPAFAPLYPNPFDEAKKLGHHQWGMSIDLSACVGCSSCMVACQSENNVPIVGKYQVANNREMHWIRIDRYYTGDPDKEDSIQVVNQPMLCQHCEAAPCENVCPVNATVHDQEGLNVMVYNRCVGTRYCSNNCPYKVRRFNFFDYNRRPLEQLEGPLYSTPLTHTTDGELDLFRWWKDPDRGNKPSDEWELLKLLKNPDVTVRMRGVMEKCSYCIQRIQGAEILQKVKARDSGDVLVPDGMIKTACQQACPAEAIVFGNIADPESRVAKLKAQERDYKVLDFLNTKPRTTYLARIRNPNPEMPDAFDTPHSAEEFDAANHQNPFESKGESEHAESAHEAEKGAR; encoded by the coding sequence ATGAAAACCATCCCTCCACCTTGTCCAGAGCCCGAAGGCCAAAAGTATTGGCGCAGTTTGGATCAAGTCGCTGACACGCCCGAGTTCCGTCAATGGGCAGAGCGCGAATTTCCCGCCGGCGCCAGTGAGATGAAGGATCCGGTCACGCGCCGTAATTTCGTCAAGCTCATGTCTGCTTCGTTCCTGCTGGCCGGTTTCGGCGTGGCGGGAAGCGGTTGCCGCCGTCCGGTGGAAAATATTTATCCTTTCTCCAAGATGCCGGAAGGTTACGTTCACGGCGTCGCAAAATGGTATGCCACGGCGATGCCTACCCGCGGAACCGCGGTAGCCTTGCTCGCCAAGTCGAACGATGGCCGCCCAACCAAATTGGAAGGCAATCCTCAGCATCCCGACAGCAACGGCAGCACGGATCGTTATACCCAAGCTTCAATCCTGAATCTTTACGATCCTGATCGCTCGGTTCGCTTTGCAAAGAATGGCAATAACGCCTCGCGCGAAGATGCTTTCGACGCGTTGAATCAAATTTCCAAGACGGCGCTTGCCAGCGGCGGACAAGGCCTGAGTTTCCTCGCGGAACAAAGCAGTTCACCTTCGCGCGCGCGCCTGCAAAAAGCGATCTCCGACAAGCTGCCCAAGGCCAAGTGGTACGAATACGAGCCGGTTGATTTTTCGATTCATCAACAAGCCGCCACGCTCGCCTTCGGCAAATCTGCCACGCCTTACTACAAGTTCGACGAAGCGAAAGTCATCGTCTCGCTCGATTGCGATTTCATTGGCAACGAAGAAAATCTGCCGAACAATATTCGCGGCTTTGCCAAGGGCCGCCGCATGGTAGATTCCAAGAGCCCGATGAACCGGTTGTATGCGGTCGAAGCGCTCATGACGCTCACCGGCGCAAATGCCGATCATCGCCTTCGCATCGCCAGCAGTGCGGTCGCCTCCATCGCGGCGCGTTTGGCCACGGAAATTTTCAACCAGGCGGGTTCGGGCGATTTGGGCGAGTCCGTCCAAACACTAGCGCAATCCAAAACCATCGCCGCGCAGGAAAAATGGATCGTCGAATGCGCGAAAGATTTATTCAAGAACCGCGGCAAATGCCTGGTCGTCGCGGGTCAGCGCCAGCCGCTTATCGTCCATTTGCTCGCGAACGCGATGAACGCCGCGTTGAGCAATGTCGGCACGACTCTCGTTCTGCTCGAAGCGCCGGAAATCAAAGCTGGCGTGGTTGCTGACCTCGCCAAAGAACTCGAAGCCGGTTCGGTAGATACATTGGTCGTGCTCGGCGGAAATCCGGTTTACAATACGCCCGCCGATTTGAAATGGGCGGATGCTCAGGCCAAGGCCAAGACGGTGGTTCGTCTCGGCTATTACGAAGACGAATCATTTCCCAAGAACGGCTGGGGTTTGCCGCTCGCGCATTTTCTCGAATCGTGGGGCGATGCCCGCACTTATGATGGCACGCTCGTGGCCATTCAGCCGTTGATCGAACCTTTGTTCGGCGGCGTGACGGAAATCGAAGTGCTCGCGCGCATCGCCGGTCTTGAAACGAATACGGCGCACGAAATCGTCCGCGAAACTTTCCACGGCATCGCGACCGGCAGCGGTGAAGAAGAGTGGAAGAAATTTTTATACAACGGTTTTCTCGCAGACAGCGCTGCCGCCCGGGTGCAGGTCGGATTCAATCTTGCCGCAGTGACCACCGCGATTGCCGGGGCTGCCTTGACCGCCGCGCCGCTGCCGACGAAGGACAGTCTTGAAGTGATTTTCCATCGCGACGCCAAGATGGACGACGGCCGTTTCAACAATAACGGCTGGATGCAGGAACTTCCCGATCCCCTCACAAAGCTGACTTGGGAAAACGTGTTCCTGATGAGCGTCCACACGGCGAAGGAACTCGGTCTTTACCGCGCCGACCAGGAAAACAATCGTATCAAGGCTGCATGGGCGAAGCTGACTCTGGATGGCCGCGAAGTCGAAGGCCCGGTTTGGGTGCAACCCGGCCAGGCAGACAACACCGTTGGCCTTGCGCTCGGTTATGGCCGCACGCAGACGGGTCGCGTCGGAAAAAATTCCGGTTTCGACGCGTATAAACTTCGCACGCTCAAGAATACTCATATCGCTCTTGGCGGAAAGCTGACCGACCTCCGCAAACCCCACGCTCTTTCCGTCACACAGGATCACGGCGCGATGGAAGGCCGCCCGATCATTCGCGAAGCGACGCTCAAGCAATATCAACAGCATCCGCAATTCGCGCGCGGTTATGACATGGAACAGCCGCCCGCTTTCGCGCCACTGTATCCGAATCCTTTCGACGAGGCGAAAAAGCTCGGCCACCATCAATGGGGCATGTCCATTGACTTGAGCGCCTGCGTTGGCTGCTCGTCGTGCATGGTTGCCTGCCAAAGCGAAAACAATGTTCCCATCGTCGGCAAATATCAGGTGGCGAACAATCGCGAGATGCATTGGATCCGCATAGACCGTTATTATACCGGCGATCCGGACAAGGAAGACAGCATCCAGGTCGTCAACCAGCCCATGCTTTGCCAGCACTGCGAAGCGGCTCCCTGCGAAAACGTCTGCCCCGTCAATGCGACCGTGCATGACCAGGAAGGCTTGAACGTGATGGTTTACAATCGGTGCGTTGGCACACGTTATTGTTCAAATAACTGCCCGTATAAAGTGCGCCGGTTCAACTTTTTCGATTACAATCGCCGTCCGCTCGAACAGTTGGAAGGGCCTTTGTATTCGACGCCTTTGACTCACACGACCGATGGCGAGCTGGACCTGTTCCGCTGGTGGAAAGACCCGGACCGCGGTAACAAACCTTCGGATGAGTGGGAATTGCTCAAGCTGCTCAAGAACCCGGACGTGACAGTGCGCATGCGCGGTGTCATGGAGAAATGCAGCTATTGTATCCAGCGCATCCAGGGCGCGGAGATTTTGCAGAAGGTCAAGGCCCGCGACTCAGGGGATGTTCTCGTGCCCGACGGCATGATCAAGACCGCCTGCCAGCAGGCTTGCCCCGCGGAAGCCATCGTGTTCGGCAATATCGCCGATCCCGAAAGCCGCGTCGCCAAGCTCAAGGCGCAGGAACGCGATTATAAAGTTTTGGATTTCCTGAACACCAAGCCGCGCACCACTTACCTGGCGCGCATCCGCAATCCGAATCCCGAAATGCCTGACGCGTTCGACACGCCTCACAGCGCTGAGGAATTCGACGCGGCGAACCATCAAAATCCTTTCGAGAGCAAGGGCGAATCAGAACACGCCGAGTCCGCGCACGAAGCTGAGAAAGGAGCGCGCTAA
- a CDS encoding cytochrome c3 family protein, producing MSDIFPKWTNRLPLMIIVGVVLVSTAVTAGVWYYFTNKYTNAGFMPVQPVAFSHEIHAGELGVDCRYCHNAVEKSWYSNVPASSVCMNCHNQVLKDDPKLAVVRDSYASGKPIKWIQIHKLPDYVYFNHSVHVNRGVSCVECHGQINHMDEVHQAKALSMSFCLDCHRNPAAHLRPLDKITDLDWKWSDNPVEAADLQKANGKKFVHDWNVESMQNCSACHR from the coding sequence ATGTCTGACATCTTCCCTAAGTGGACAAACCGGTTGCCGTTGATGATCATCGTCGGCGTTGTGCTCGTGAGCACGGCGGTCACGGCGGGCGTCTGGTATTACTTCACCAATAAATATACCAACGCGGGCTTCATGCCCGTGCAGCCGGTCGCCTTCTCCCACGAGATTCATGCCGGGGAACTCGGCGTGGATTGCCGCTATTGCCACAACGCGGTCGAAAAATCCTGGTATTCCAATGTCCCGGCCAGTTCGGTTTGTATGAACTGCCACAATCAAGTTCTCAAGGACGATCCCAAGCTGGCGGTGGTGCGCGACAGTTACGCCAGCGGCAAGCCCATCAAATGGATTCAAATCCATAAGCTGCCCGATTACGTCTATTTCAACCACTCCGTTCACGTAAACCGTGGCGTCAGTTGCGTGGAATGCCACGGTCAGATCAATCACATGGACGAAGTGCATCAAGCCAAGGCACTTAGCATGTCCTTCTGCCTTGATTGCCATCGCAATCCGGCGGCGCATTTGCGTCCCTTGGATAAAATCACCGATCTCGATTGGAAATGGAGCGATAATCCCGTGGAAGCTGCTGATTTGCAGAAGGCTAACGGGAAAAAGTTCGTTCACGATTGGAATGTTGAATCCATGCAGAATTGCTCCGCTTGTCACCGATGA
- a CDS encoding endonuclease/exonuclease/phosphatase family protein, with protein MIKQFKLSALSAIVAGVLISITGAGCKTASEAAGPVTLRVMTYNIQHGAGADNKIDFARTAAAINAEHPDIVALEEVDKGVQRTDRRDLTAELAALTGLTGYFSNNFNFQGGEYGNAILTRFPILQQTNTHYVMIRPKEQRGIIQLILDVHGHKVLFMTTHIDYRRENEERLLNVGEIKRIIQQYPGLPMILCGDFNDFPQTPVYNAMRESFDDTWALVGQGNGWTFPSPKPNRRIDYIWLSPDKSIEPLKAWVPDTQASDHRPLVADLRIK; from the coding sequence ATGATTAAGCAGTTCAAGTTATCCGCCTTGTCCGCTATAGTCGCCGGAGTGTTGATTTCAATAACTGGCGCGGGCTGTAAAACCGCGAGCGAAGCTGCGGGGCCGGTAACTCTGCGCGTGATGACTTACAACATCCAGCACGGCGCGGGAGCGGACAATAAAATTGATTTCGCGCGCACGGCGGCTGCGATCAATGCCGAGCATCCCGACATCGTGGCGCTGGAGGAAGTGGACAAGGGCGTTCAACGCACCGACCGGCGCGACTTGACGGCGGAACTGGCGGCCTTGACGGGATTGACCGGTTACTTCAGCAATAATTTTAACTTCCAGGGCGGCGAATATGGCAATGCGATATTGACGCGCTTTCCAATCCTGCAACAAACCAACACACATTACGTGATGATCCGCCCCAAGGAACAGCGCGGCATCATTCAACTCATCCTGGATGTGCATGGCCATAAAGTGCTCTTCATGACCACGCACATTGATTATCGCCGGGAGAATGAAGAACGGCTGCTCAATGTCGGAGAGATAAAACGCATCATCCAACAATATCCCGGCCTGCCGATGATCCTATGCGGCGACTTCAATGACTTCCCGCAAACGCCAGTCTATAATGCGATGCGCGAAAGCTTTGACGATACCTGGGCGCTGGTCGGACAAGGCAATGGCTGGACTTTTCCCAGCCCCAAACCGAACCGCCGCATTGATTATATTTGGTTATCCCCGGACAAATCTATCGAGCCGCTGAAGGCCTGGGTTCCCGATACCCAGGCCTCCGATCACCGCCCACTGGTCGCCGATTTGCGCATTAAATAA
- the mtnP gene encoding S-methyl-5'-thioadenosine phosphorylase, producing the protein MPANRIGIIGGSGLYHIEGFTNQKWVKVKTPFGPASDDFLTGTLSGRDVVFLPRHGRGHRILPTELNHRANIWGMKKLGAQWIISVSAVGSLQAKYKPCDVVLVDQFLDRTKQSLNHTFFGRGIVGHIAFADPICEELRQILLKSAKALKARVHDGGTYVNMEGPAFSTRAESLTNHKLGYDVIGMTNLGEAKCAREAEIAYATMAMITDYDCWKMDEAHVTVEIVIANLTKNAALAKAVVSRAIEQIPQEANWSCHSALAHAIMTDKKCWPVKTTNELKLLLAKYL; encoded by the coding sequence ATGCCAGCAAATCGAATCGGAATCATCGGCGGCAGCGGCCTCTATCACATTGAAGGTTTCACCAACCAAAAATGGGTCAAAGTCAAAACTCCTTTCGGCCCGGCCTCGGACGATTTTCTCACCGGCACCTTGAGCGGCCGCGACGTCGTGTTTCTACCGCGGCACGGGCGCGGGCATCGCATCCTGCCGACCGAGTTGAACCATCGCGCGAATATTTGGGGCATGAAAAAACTCGGCGCGCAATGGATCATCAGCGTCAGCGCCGTCGGTTCGTTGCAGGCCAAATATAAACCGTGTGATGTCGTCCTCGTTGACCAATTTCTCGATCGCACCAAGCAATCGCTCAACCACACATTTTTTGGGCGCGGCATCGTCGGGCATATCGCGTTCGCCGATCCGATCTGCGAAGAGTTGCGGCAGATTCTTTTGAAAAGTGCCAAAGCACTCAAGGCCCGCGTCCACGACGGCGGCACTTATGTCAACATGGAAGGCCCGGCATTCAGCACCCGCGCGGAATCGTTGACGAATCATAAGCTCGGCTATGACGTGATCGGCATGACGAATCTCGGCGAAGCTAAATGCGCGCGCGAAGCCGAGATCGCCTACGCCACGATGGCCATGATCACTGACTACGATTGCTGGAAAATGGACGAAGCCCACGTCACCGTCGAGATTGTCATCGCCAACCTAACAAAAAATGCCGCACTGGCCAAGGCCGTGGTGTCGCGCGCCATCGAACAGATTCCGCAGGAAGCCAACTGGTCCTGCCACAGTGCGCTGGCCCACGCGATCATGACCGATAAAAAATGCTGGCCGGTGAAGACGACGAATGAATTGAAATTGTTGCTCGCAAAATATCTTTGA
- a CDS encoding DUF1559 domain-containing protein yields the protein MTINGFLTRALAAKKFRGFTLIELLVVIAIIAILAGLLLPALAKAKEKGRRVVCTNNLKQWGLAQNMYVDDNSQTYPTTKIPMGTQGEAPGYNEDNPTWNDLGNFYIANQGNDAWFNALPSYVASKPLYYYDIENGLDGRNFFNTGNTLFMCPTAKINPDEVAINNRVAFKYGMNSQGLDQVPTNITHLKASMIASPSKFVMFCEGRTITTETPFYGNITKQQDVCKPQVYTTAFTSRHSEGASITFADGHTTWYRYDYVCLNAGSKAADPGRPDISWSADGHQIP from the coding sequence ATGACGATAAATGGCTTCTTAACCCGCGCGCTTGCGGCAAAAAAATTCCGTGGGTTTACCCTCATTGAATTGCTCGTGGTCATCGCCATCATCGCCATTCTCGCGGGGCTATTGCTGCCCGCGCTCGCCAAGGCCAAGGAAAAAGGACGGCGGGTCGTTTGCACCAATAACCTGAAGCAATGGGGGCTCGCCCAAAACATGTACGTGGATGATAACTCCCAGACCTATCCCACGACGAAGATTCCCATGGGAACCCAGGGGGAAGCTCCGGGTTATAATGAAGACAATCCCACTTGGAATGACTTGGGGAACTTTTACATCGCCAACCAGGGAAATGATGCCTGGTTCAACGCACTTCCCTCTTACGTCGCGAGCAAGCCGCTTTATTATTACGACATCGAAAATGGTCTCGACGGCCGGAATTTTTTTAATACAGGCAACACCCTCTTCATGTGCCCGACCGCCAAGATCAATCCTGACGAAGTAGCGATCAACAATCGAGTCGCATTTAAATATGGCATGAACTCGCAAGGCCTCGACCAGGTGCCTACGAACATCACTCACCTCAAGGCAAGCATGATCGCCAGCCCTTCAAAATTCGTTATGTTTTGCGAAGGCCGCACGATCACAACCGAAACTCCTTTTTACGGCAACATCACGAAGCAGCAGGATGTCTGCAAACCGCAGGTTTATACCACCGCCTTCACGTCGCGCCACTCAGAAGGCGCGAGCATCACATTTGCCGACGGCCATACCACCTGGTATCGCTACGATTACGTCTGCCTCAACGCCGGTTCCAAAGCCGCCGACCCCGGACGCCCCGATATCAGTTGGTCCGCCGACGGACACCAAATCCCCTAG